tacatcctcgttcagtttcatcaacaattctactcgtacgcacccgtattcgtactcgtacaatacacagcttttagatgtatgtactattggtatatacactctaatgatcagctcttagcagcccatgtgagtcacctaacacatgtgggaaccatcatttggcaactagcatgaaatatctcataaaattacaaaaatatgagtaatcattcatgacttatttacatgaaaacaaaattacatatcctttatatctaatccatacaccaacgaccaaaaacacctacaaacactttcattcttcaattttcttcatctaattgatctctctcaagttctatcttcaagttctaagtgttcttcatatattctacaagttctagttacataaaatcaagaatactttcaagtttgctagctcacttccaatcttgtaaggtgatcatccaacctcaagaaatctttgtttcttacagtaggttatcattctaatacaaggtaataatcatattcaaactttggttcaatttctataactataacaatcttatttcaagtgatgatcttacttgaacttgttttcgtgtcatgattctgcttcaagaacttcgagccatccaatgatccgttgaagctagatccatttttctcttttccagtaggtttacccaaggaacttaaggtagtaatgatgttcataacatcattcgattcatacataagctatcttattcgaaggtttaaacttgtaatcactagaacatagtttagttaattctaaacttgttcgcaaacaaaagttaatccttctaacttgaattttaaaatcaactaaacacatgttctatatctatatgatatgctaacttaatgatttaaaacctggaaacacgaaaaacaccgtaaaaccggatttacgccgtcgtagtaacaccgcgggctgttttgggttagttaattaaaaactatgataaactttgatttaaaagttgttattctgggaaaatgatttttattatgaacatgaaactatatccaaaaattatggttaaactcaaagtggaagtatgttttctaaaatggtcatctagacgtcgttctttcgactgaaatgactacctttacaaaaacgacttgtaacttatttttctgactataaacctatactttttctgtttagattcataaaatagagttcaatatgaaaccatagcaatttgattcactcaaaacggatttaaaatgaagaagttatgggtaaaacaagattggataatttttctcattttagctacgtgaaaattggtaacaaatctattccaaccataacttaatcaacttgtattgtatattatgtaatcttgagataccatagacacgtatacaatgtttcgacctatcatgccgacacatctatatatttcggaacaaccatagacactctatatgtgaatgttggagttagctatacagggttgaggttgattccaatatatatatagtttgagttgtgatcaatactgagatacgtatacactgggtcgtggattgattcaagataatatttatcgatttatttctgtacatctaactgtggacaactagttgtaggttactaacgaggacatctgacttaataaacttaaaacatcaaagtatattaaaagtgttgtaaatatattttgaacatactttaatatatatgtatatattgttataggttcgtgaatcaaccagtggccaagtcttacttcccgacgaagtaaaaatctgtgaaagtgagttatagtcccacttttaaaatctaatatttttgggatgagaatacatgcaggttttataaatgatttacaaaatagacacaagtacgtgaaactacattctatggttgaattatcgaaatcgaatatgcccctttttattaagtctggtaatctaagaattagggaacagacaccctaattgatgcgaatcctaaagatagatctattgggcctaacaaaccccatccaaagtaccggatgctttagtacttcgaaatttatatcatatccgaagggtgtcccggaatgatggggatattcttatatatgcatcttgttaatgtcaattaccaggtgttcaccatatgaatgatttttatctctatgtatgggatgtgtattgaaatatgaaatcttgtggtctattgttacgatttgatatatataggttaaacctataactcaccaacatttttgttgacgtttaaagcatgtttattctcagatgaatattaagagcttccgctgttgcatactaaaataaggataagatttggagtccatgtttgtatgatattgtgtaaaaactgcattcaagaaactgatttcgatctaacatatttgtattgtaaaccattatgtaatggtcgtgtgtaaataggatattttagattatcattatttgataatctacgtaaagttttttaaaacctttatctatgaaataaaggttatggtttgttttaaaaatgaatgcagtctttgaaaaacgtctcatatagaggtcaaaacctcgcaacgaaatcaattaatatggaacgtttttaatcaataagaacgggacatttcaaagataCCCTTTGGGAACAAGCACGCCGTCCCGGAGAAAGTGCATTGTCCTGGAGCAGACACTTCATCCCGAAAAAGGTACCTGACAAcggaacaagcatgcaagcaaTTTGCATGCCATGTCAGCCCGCGAATCTAgggaagtttgttaggatctgctattcccatgaaaaggacaggtgccacgtcacccctcgggattgacaaaattcgttacaaccatgaaagagacatgtgccacgtcatcattccctatAAAACATCTATAAATATGCAAACAAGATCTTTCATCTAAAAaacacactggatgcattaatgttccTCTACCCAAATCAATTACGATAGCATTActcctgaagcgacccgtcctaatccatctggacgaagtccatatcgattacaaacgattcacaatagttggttacatcgcgaggtactttacctctatatgatacaatttacaaatattgcattcgtttttaaaagacaaactttcatttcatcgaaagttgacggcatgcataccatttcataatacatccaactataattgacttaataataatcttgttgaattcaacgactcgaatgcaacatcttttgaaatatgtcatgaatgactccaagtaatatctctaagatgagcaaatgcacataaaGTACACGAACAGAGGAAAAAAGGAAGCTGTAATaagattttctgttttaattcaattgGAAAGGATGTTTGAAGATTTTTTTGTGAATTGTAACACATATTATTAGGTCGACTGCTATCCATTACACTATAAtttatcaagttttataaaaatagaaCCCAACATGTAGAATCAATCGTACACAGaaggatatatataaaaataaagaatgaAGGTGATGGCTAACTGATTTTGGCTTTGGTTGCTGTAATGGAATCATTTAGCAGATAGATACAAAGATTGAATACAGTTAGTCAAAGATGTAAATCAAATTTGGATTCTGTGATGGATTAATTTAgtaaaaaataataacaataaatctGATTTATATATAAAAGTCTGTATGTGCGTATATATATCTGCATATGTGTATAATTATATACTctgtatatgtttttatatatgtataactgtatttcatatatgtatatgtatctgaaaatatatatgtgtattaataataatattaatactaataataagtatataaataataataataataataataataataataataatagtaataataataataataataataataataataataataataataataataataataatacaattagtaatgataataataataactataaaatttataacaataatattattattaataataatattgattatcataatactaatattattaatgattgataatattagtaataataatataataacaatttatatatcaaactttatatttattttacatatataatgaaagtaataataatattctaataactatatttttgacttgtaatttatattattaattatgtaatatcatatattatacaATAATTTTTATTGAATATCCATTATTTATGAATTCTACATATATTACATAATACATAAACTATAAATCTtacatagaattatatatatatatatatatatatatatatatatatatatatatatatatatatatatatatatatatatatatatatatagcttcatgttaaattacacttaattattttgtatttttattttacatatttaattctaatgtttaaattatattttataaattcaaaataatatatatacttttatgtatacatattatttacaaacaattgttcgtgaatcgtcgggtatagtcaaaggttaaatgaatatatgaacacagttcaaagtttttgagacttcaacattacagaatttgcttatcgtatcgaaatcaaataagattcaggtttaaatttggttggaaattcccgggtcatcacaactccaGTCGTTAGCTTAATTCTGATTAGCGCTCCGATCATCATCAGAGCCAATTCACActgagatattaacttattcgatttcgatcggataaggttaattcaatcgattgttttacgcccttggaatccagattccaaatcggggtttgcataattattggagttaaaacattcgacttactcttttttccaaatcaagcactcaaacccgaaatctacttACTcgtaacgattttggtttgattaaATGGCGCTATCTAAAGGTACGAAATCAATCACAACTCGCCACGATGAGCTGGAAGATGAATAAACAAGCATACACAGCACCAACGACGCTGATGTGCATATGATTCACTCATGGGTCGTGGAACAGCTACGAAAATCAGGGGTGTTAGATGAATGGAAACACAAACCCATCGTCTTCCCCCTCGTTATTTAATATTAACCCATCTTCAGACCCTGTTATCATACGAGCACATATCTCCAACTGCCAAATTGGGCGAATATACACTGACACCGGCGCAGGGGCAGAGGTCATGTTTGAACATTGTTTTATGCAGCTACCAGAAAACATCAAATGGGAGAAGAAAGCTGCAACTTCACCATTGGCAGGATTCAACAGAACTGCAACTTGGTCGGTGGGCTCCATCACGCTGGAGGTCATTTTGGGAACATTACCTTTCCAAAGTGCAGCAGACATCGAATTCTCCATAGTCAAAACAGACTCACGGTATAACGTTATCTTGGGACGTAATTCCATGCAGAAATTTAGTGCAACTGCGTCAACAGTACACGGCATGATGAAGTTCCCGACCCCGGCCGGAGTCGCTACAATCCGAACGCAAGAAATGGAACCAATCGAATGTATGCAAATATTCAAAGGAACCAGTGATATTGTAGTCCATGACAATGGCTACGTATCCCCAAATCCCAAGCATCCGGACCAACGGATCCAGATTGGCGCTACCTTGAGCACCAACGCAAAGGATATGCTCTGCAAACTCTTAGCACCAAACATTGACGTCTTCGCTTGTGAACCGTCCGACATGACGGGTGTCCCAAGGGAAATAGCCCAACATCGGCTAAATGTAAACCCGAATATCACACCGGTCATTCAGAAGAAAAGAGCAATGGCGTTCGAACGGAGCGAATTCCTGGATAATGAGGTACAACGACTGGTTGATGCCGGTATAATGAAAAAAaagtaaaatatcaaacatgggtgGCGAACCTCGTGATAATAAAGAAGGCAGACATATCTTGGCGCATGTGTGTCGACTACAAAGACATCAACAAAGCATGCCCAAAAGACAATTACCCTCTTCCGAAAATCGACTGGAAAGTTGAGTCCCTCTCAGGTTTCCGGTTCCTAAGCTTCCTGGATGCATACAGGGGTTACCAACAAATCTCAATGGTAGAAATCGACGAAGAAAAAACCGCATTCTTCACGAATAAAGGCATATTCTGCTATACCAAAATGCCATTCGGGTTAAAGAATGTCGGAGCAACATACCAACAGGTAATCGACAAAGCATTGCAGGACCAAATCGGACGAAATATCGAAGCGTACATAGACGACATCGTCATCAAGAGCAAAATAGAAGATCAAATGATTTTAGACATCATTGAAACATTTGATTCGCTACGCAAAATCAATATGAAACTAAATCCGGCAAAATGCTCTTTCGGAATGGAAGAAGGCCGTTTCTTGGGTTTCATGATCACTCCGAGAGGAATCAAGGCAAACCCGAAGAAAATCCAAGCAATCGAAGACATGCAGTCACCAAGGAGTAAAAAAGACGTTCAAAGCCTAAACGGGAAGCTAGCGGCACTCACAAGGTTTTTGTCACGAGCCGCCGATAGGACTCTCCCCTTTTTCCTGACGTTAAAGGGTTGCCTGAGCAAA
The window above is part of the Rutidosis leptorrhynchoides isolate AG116_Rl617_1_P2 chromosome 1, CSIRO_AGI_Rlap_v1, whole genome shotgun sequence genome. Proteins encoded here:
- the LOC139853837 gene encoding uncharacterized protein produces the protein MNGNTNPSSSPSLFNINPSSDPVIIRAHISNCQIGRIYTDTGAGAEVMFEHCFMQLPENIKWEKKAATSPLAGFNRTATWSVGSITLEVILGTLPFQSAADIEFSIVKTDSRYNVILGRNSMQKFSATASTVHGMMKFPTPAGVATIRTQEMEPIECMQIFKGTSDIVVHDNGYVSPNPKHPDQRIQIGATLSTNAKDMLCKLLAPNIDVFACEPSDMTGVPREIAQHRLNVNPNITPVIQKKRAMAFERSEFLDNEVQRLVDAGIMKKK